Proteins from a genomic interval of Ramlibacter algicola:
- the radA gene encoding DNA repair protein RadA produces MAKEKTTYSCTECGGTTPKWQGKCPSCGAWNTLIETVAETPAGQRHRFAALAPTQAVTALGDIEAADVARTPTGIGELDRVLGGGIVDGGVVLIGGDPGIGKSTLLLQALDGLQRAEVPTLYVTGEESGAQVALRSRRLGLDNSQVQVLAEIQLEKILGTLQQLKPAVAVIDSIQTVYSDQLTSAPGSVAQVRECAAHLTRAAKASGTCIVLVGHVTKEGALAGPRVLEHMVDTVLYFEGDTHSSFRLVRAIKNRFGAVNEIGVFAMTDKGLKGVANPSAIFLSQHVEPVPGSCVLVTLEGTRPMLVEVQALVDTGGPSPRRLSVGLDRDRLAMLLAVLHRHAGVACLDQDVFVNAVGGVRISEPAADLAVMLAITSSLRGKPLPKGFIAFGEVGLAGEVRPAPRGQERLREAAKLGFSMAIVPRANAPKKGTRDIEGLTIHAVDRIEEALEVVRAL; encoded by the coding sequence ATGGCCAAGGAGAAGACCACCTACAGCTGCACCGAGTGCGGCGGCACGACGCCCAAGTGGCAGGGCAAGTGCCCGAGCTGCGGCGCGTGGAACACCCTCATCGAAACGGTGGCCGAGACGCCGGCCGGCCAACGCCACCGCTTCGCCGCCCTCGCGCCGACGCAGGCGGTTACCGCGCTGGGCGACATCGAAGCGGCCGACGTCGCGCGCACGCCGACGGGCATCGGTGAACTCGATCGCGTGCTCGGCGGCGGCATCGTCGACGGCGGCGTGGTGCTGATCGGCGGCGACCCGGGCATCGGCAAGTCCACCCTGTTGCTGCAGGCGCTGGACGGCCTGCAGCGCGCCGAGGTGCCCACGCTGTACGTCACCGGCGAGGAGTCGGGCGCGCAGGTCGCGCTGCGCTCGCGCCGCCTCGGGCTGGACAACTCGCAGGTGCAGGTGCTGGCCGAGATCCAGCTGGAAAAGATCCTGGGCACGCTGCAGCAGCTCAAGCCCGCCGTGGCGGTGATCGATTCGATCCAGACCGTCTATTCCGACCAGCTCACGTCGGCGCCCGGCTCGGTCGCGCAGGTGCGCGAGTGCGCGGCGCACCTGACGCGCGCGGCGAAGGCCAGCGGCACCTGCATCGTGCTGGTCGGCCACGTCACCAAGGAAGGCGCGCTCGCCGGCCCGCGCGTGCTGGAGCACATGGTGGACACGGTGCTCTATTTCGAAGGCGACACGCATTCCAGCTTCCGGCTGGTGCGCGCCATCAAGAACCGCTTCGGCGCGGTCAATGAGATCGGCGTCTTCGCGATGACCGACAAGGGCCTCAAGGGCGTCGCCAACCCGAGCGCGATCTTCCTGTCGCAGCACGTCGAGCCGGTGCCCGGCAGCTGCGTGCTGGTGACGCTGGAAGGCACGCGGCCGATGCTGGTGGAGGTGCAGGCGCTGGTGGACACCGGCGGGCCGAGCCCGCGACGGCTGTCGGTCGGCCTGGACCGCGACCGCCTGGCGATGCTGCTGGCCGTGCTGCACCGGCACGCCGGCGTCGCCTGCCTGGACCAGGACGTGTTCGTCAACGCGGTGGGCGGCGTGCGCATCAGCGAACCCGCGGCCGACCTGGCCGTGATGCTGGCGATCACGTCGTCGCTGCGCGGCAAGCCGCTGCCCAAGGGGTTCATCGCGTTCGGCGAAGTCGGCCTGGCCGGCGAAGTGCGCCCCGCGCCGCGCGGCCAGGAGCGCCTGCGCGAAGCGGCCAAGCTGGGGTTCTCGATGGCCATCG
- a CDS encoding fumarylacetoacetate hydrolase family protein, with protein sequence MRHARVLVDGKPQHAVERDRALLLDDGRVLAFDAATWLPPVEPLERARTILALGLNYADHAKELAFKAPEEPLVFLKGENALTGHRQVTKRPADVKFMHYECELAVVIGRTARRVRRDAAYDFIAGYTVANDYAIRDYLENWYRPNLRVKNRDATTPLGPFLVDRDDVPDPMALQLQTTVNGEITQLGNTKDMIFDVPFLVEYFSSFMTLQPGDLILTGTPDGVVDCQVGDVVVTSIERVGALQNTIG encoded by the coding sequence ATGAGGCACGCCCGCGTCCTGGTCGACGGCAAGCCGCAGCATGCGGTGGAACGCGATCGCGCCTTGCTGCTGGACGACGGCCGCGTGCTCGCCTTCGACGCCGCCACCTGGCTGCCGCCGGTGGAGCCGCTCGAGCGGGCGCGCACGATCCTGGCCCTGGGCCTGAACTACGCCGACCACGCCAAGGAGCTCGCCTTCAAGGCGCCGGAGGAGCCGCTGGTGTTCCTCAAGGGCGAGAACGCGCTCACCGGCCACCGGCAGGTCACGAAGCGCCCGGCCGACGTGAAGTTCATGCACTACGAGTGCGAGCTGGCGGTCGTCATCGGCCGCACGGCGCGCCGCGTCCGCCGCGACGCCGCCTACGACTTCATCGCCGGCTACACGGTGGCCAACGACTACGCCATCCGCGACTACCTCGAGAACTGGTACCGCCCCAACCTGCGCGTGAAGAACCGCGATGCGACGACGCCGCTCGGCCCCTTCCTGGTCGATCGCGACGACGTGCCCGACCCGATGGCACTGCAGCTGCAGACCACCGTCAACGGCGAGATCACGCAGCTGGGCAACACGAAGGACATGATCTTCGACGTGCCGTTCCTGGTCGAGTACTTCAGCAGCTTCATGACGCTGCAGCCGGGCGACCTGATCCTCACCGGCACGCCGGACGGCGTGGTCGACTGCCAGGTGGGCGACGTCGTCGTCACCAGCATCGAGCGCGTCGGCGCCCTCCAGAACACGATTGGATGA
- a CDS encoding fumarylacetoacetate hydrolase family protein — protein sequence MNWQPRGIVYGVLLNNQREADALAPRMHEKPYQGSPRAPILYVKTANTFSAEGAWVRTPRPVEIGATVGLVIGAGGAVVQHVLVNDWTLPHANFFRPPVKFKCRDGFLGLGTPVAPVDIATASIDVLVNGELRQTVRFDALVRPPARLLADVAEFMTLREGDVLLAGCDVARPLAQAGDRVELRGGALGTLAQQLVEEDA from the coding sequence ATGAACTGGCAGCCGCGCGGAATCGTCTACGGCGTGTTGCTGAACAACCAGCGCGAGGCCGACGCGCTCGCGCCGCGCATGCACGAGAAGCCGTACCAGGGGTCGCCACGCGCGCCGATCCTCTACGTGAAGACGGCCAACACCTTCAGCGCGGAAGGCGCATGGGTGCGCACGCCGCGGCCGGTGGAGATCGGCGCCACCGTCGGCCTGGTGATCGGGGCCGGCGGCGCCGTCGTGCAGCACGTGCTGGTGAACGACTGGACGCTGCCCCACGCGAACTTCTTCCGCCCGCCGGTGAAGTTCAAGTGCCGCGACGGCTTCCTCGGCCTCGGCACGCCCGTCGCGCCGGTCGACATCGCCACGGCGAGCATCGACGTGCTGGTCAATGGCGAGCTGCGCCAGACCGTGCGCTTCGACGCGCTGGTGCGCCCGCCGGCCCGGCTGCTGGCCGACGTCGCCGAGTTCATGACGCTGCGCGAAGGCGACGTGCTGTTGGCCGGCTGCGACGTGGCGCGGCCGCTCGCGCAAGCCGGCGACCGTGTCGAGCTGCGCGGCGGTGCATTGGGCACGCTGGCGCAGCAACTGGTGGAGGAGGACGCATGA
- the hpaE gene encoding 5-carboxymethyl-2-hydroxymuconate semialdehyde dehydrogenase, whose protein sequence is MRIDHLIGGKTVRGSDYFETVNPATQEVLAEVASGGEREVAAAVAAAKAAFPTWAALPAPQRAKLIRKLGELIAMHVPEIARTETNDTGQVIAQTGKQLVPRAADNFHYFAEMCVRVDGHTYPTDTHLNYTLFHPVGVCALISPWNVPFMTATWKVAPCLAFGNTAVLKMSELSPLTAARLGELALEAGIPPGVLNLVHGYGRQAGEPLVRHPDVRAISFTGSTATGNRIVKEAGLKKFSMELGGKSPFVVFDDADMDRALDAAVFMIFSNNGERCTAGSRILVQKSVYADFARKFAERAKKIPVGDPLDDKTIVGPMISQGHLAKVRSYIELGPKEGATLLCGGLDAPLVQGRVKKGNFVAPTVFADVDNRMKIAQDEIFGPVACLIPFTDEADAIRIANDTQYGLSSYVWTENIGRAHRVAAAIEAGMCFVNSQNVRDLRQPFGGTKASGTGREGGTWSYEVFLEPKNVAVSLGSHHIPHWGV, encoded by the coding sequence ATGCGCATCGACCACCTGATCGGCGGCAAGACCGTCCGCGGCAGCGACTACTTCGAAACGGTGAACCCGGCGACCCAGGAGGTGCTGGCCGAAGTCGCCAGCGGCGGTGAACGCGAAGTCGCCGCTGCCGTCGCCGCCGCCAAGGCAGCCTTCCCGACATGGGCCGCCCTGCCCGCGCCGCAACGCGCGAAGCTGATTCGCAAGCTGGGCGAGCTGATCGCGATGCACGTGCCCGAGATCGCACGCACCGAGACCAACGACACCGGCCAGGTGATCGCGCAGACCGGCAAGCAGCTGGTCCCGCGCGCGGCCGACAACTTCCACTACTTCGCCGAGATGTGCGTGCGCGTGGACGGCCACACCTACCCGACCGACACGCACCTGAACTACACGCTGTTCCATCCGGTGGGCGTGTGCGCGCTGATCTCGCCGTGGAACGTGCCGTTCATGACCGCCACGTGGAAGGTGGCGCCCTGCCTCGCGTTCGGCAACACCGCGGTGCTGAAGATGAGCGAGCTGTCGCCGCTGACGGCCGCGCGGCTGGGCGAGCTGGCGCTCGAAGCCGGCATCCCGCCCGGCGTGCTGAACCTCGTGCACGGCTACGGCCGCCAGGCCGGCGAGCCGCTGGTGCGCCACCCCGACGTGCGCGCGATCTCCTTCACCGGCTCCACCGCGACAGGCAACCGCATCGTCAAGGAAGCGGGCCTGAAGAAGTTCAGCATGGAACTGGGCGGCAAGTCGCCGTTCGTGGTCTTCGACGACGCGGACATGGACCGCGCGCTGGACGCCGCGGTGTTCATGATCTTCTCCAACAACGGCGAGCGCTGCACCGCCGGCAGCCGCATCCTGGTGCAGAAGAGCGTGTATGCCGACTTCGCGCGCAAGTTCGCCGAGCGCGCGAAGAAGATCCCGGTCGGCGACCCGCTGGACGACAAGACGATCGTCGGGCCGATGATCTCGCAGGGCCACCTGGCCAAGGTGCGCAGCTACATCGAGCTGGGCCCCAAGGAAGGCGCGACGCTGCTGTGCGGCGGCCTCGATGCGCCGCTGGTGCAGGGCCGCGTGAAGAAGGGCAACTTCGTCGCGCCGACCGTGTTCGCCGACGTCGACAACCGCATGAAGATCGCGCAGGACGAGATCTTCGGGCCGGTGGCGTGCCTGATTCCGTTCACCGACGAAGCGGATGCGATCCGCATTGCCAACGACACGCAGTACGGCTTGTCCAGCTACGTCTGGACCGAGAACATCGGCCGCGCCCATCGCGTGGCCGCGGCCATCGAAGCGGGCATGTGCTTCGTCAACAGCCAGAACGTGCGCGACCTGCGGCAGCCCTTCGGCGGCACCAAGGCGTCCGGCACCGGCCGCGAAGGCGGCACCTGGAGCTACGAGGTGTTCCTCGAACCCAAGAACGTCGCGGTGTCGCTGGGGTCGCACCACATTCCGCATTGGGGGGTGTGA
- a CDS encoding 5-carboxymethyl-2-hydroxymuconate isomerase: MPHCVILYTPNLEAKAEVGALCRKLADAMLTIRDEAGKQVFPTGGTRVLAYPAAHYAVADGKDDYGFMYLNIRMGAGRSQAVQQCAGDTLLQVVKDHVAPWFDSELVGITLQIDESPGQVYDGKHSTLHPLFNR, translated from the coding sequence ATGCCGCATTGCGTGATCCTCTACACCCCCAACCTCGAAGCAAAGGCCGAGGTCGGCGCGCTGTGCCGCAAGCTGGCCGACGCGATGCTCACCATCCGCGACGAGGCCGGCAAGCAGGTGTTCCCGACCGGCGGCACACGCGTGCTGGCCTACCCGGCCGCGCACTACGCGGTGGCGGACGGCAAGGACGACTACGGGTTCATGTACCTGAACATCCGCATGGGCGCCGGCCGCAGCCAGGCCGTGCAGCAATGCGCGGGCGACACGCTGCTGCAAGTGGTGAAGGACCACGTCGCGCCCTGGTTCGACAGCGAGCTGGTGGGCATCACGTTGCAGATCGACGAAAGCCCCGGCCAGGTCTACGACGGCAAGCACAGCACGCTGCACCCGCTGTTCAACAGATGA
- the hpaD gene encoding 3,4-dihydroxyphenylacetate 2,3-dioxygenase, which produces MGTLALAAKITHVPSMYLSELDGPRKGSRQDAIDGHREIGRRCRELGVDTIVVFDSHWLVNANYHVNCGPHFQGLYTSNELPHFISNMAYEFPGHPDLGRVLARVCNDWKVETLAHDQTTLAPEYGTLVPMRYMNEDQHFRVISVSALCQAHYLNDSARLGWAMRRAVEDHYDGTVAFFASGSLSHRFAQNGLAPEYAFKVWSPFLEALDHEVVRMWQAGEWRQFCGMLPEYAAKGHGEGFMHDTAMLLGALGWSEYDGKAEVITPYFGASGTGQVNAVFPVTPVRGEMIPRAVASTADGYTSIATRL; this is translated from the coding sequence ATGGGCACACTAGCACTCGCAGCCAAGATCACGCACGTTCCGTCGATGTACCTGTCGGAGCTCGACGGGCCGCGCAAGGGTTCGCGGCAGGATGCGATCGACGGCCACAGGGAGATCGGGCGGCGGTGCCGCGAACTGGGCGTGGACACCATCGTGGTGTTCGACTCGCACTGGCTGGTCAACGCGAACTACCACGTGAACTGCGGCCCGCACTTCCAAGGCCTGTACACCAGCAACGAGCTGCCCCACTTCATCAGCAACATGGCCTACGAGTTCCCGGGCCACCCGGACTTGGGGCGGGTGCTGGCGCGGGTGTGCAACGACTGGAAGGTCGAGACGCTCGCGCACGACCAGACGACGCTGGCGCCGGAGTACGGCACGCTGGTGCCGATGCGCTACATGAACGAGGACCAGCACTTCCGCGTGATCTCGGTGTCGGCGCTGTGCCAGGCGCACTACCTGAACGACAGCGCGCGCCTGGGCTGGGCGATGCGCCGCGCGGTCGAGGACCACTACGACGGCACCGTCGCCTTCTTCGCCAGCGGCTCGCTGTCGCACCGCTTCGCGCAGAACGGCCTGGCGCCGGAGTACGCGTTCAAGGTGTGGAGCCCGTTCCTGGAAGCGCTCGACCACGAGGTCGTGCGCATGTGGCAGGCCGGCGAGTGGCGCCAGTTCTGCGGCATGCTGCCCGAGTACGCGGCCAAGGGCCACGGCGAAGGCTTCATGCACGACACCGCGATGCTGCTGGGCGCACTCGGCTGGTCCGAGTACGACGGCAAGGCGGAAGTCATCACGCCTTACTTCGGCGCTTCGGGCACCGGCCAGGTCAACGCCGTGTTCCCGGTGACGCCGGTGCGCGGCGAGATGATCCCGCGCGCGGTCGCCTCGACCGCCGACGGTTACACCTCCATCGCCACCCGCCTGTGA
- a CDS encoding class II aldolase/adducin family protein: MNAVLQPKMHPDEWAARVQLAAAYRIFDMLGWTEMIYNHITVRLPDSVTGGAKQFLINPFGLHYSEVTAGNLLKIDVHGRKLDDNPWPVNPAGFTVHSAIHENIPDAHCVMHTHTTNGLAVACTQGGLAQNNFYSAQLHGLVAYHDFEGITIHDDETPRLLKNIGDKPAVILRNHGLLSWGRTVPLAFVRLWTLQRACDVQVAQAALGPAIPVPLHVAEKTVQDSFQWDQKFGAGQDVFDAMTRLMEAKSGTNYKQ; the protein is encoded by the coding sequence ATGAACGCCGTCCTGCAACCCAAGATGCATCCCGACGAGTGGGCGGCGCGCGTGCAGCTGGCCGCGGCGTACCGCATCTTCGACATGCTCGGCTGGACCGAGATGATCTACAACCACATCACGGTGCGCCTGCCCGACAGCGTCACCGGTGGCGCGAAGCAGTTCCTGATCAACCCGTTCGGGCTGCACTACAGCGAAGTCACCGCCGGCAACCTGCTCAAGATCGACGTGCACGGGCGCAAGCTGGACGACAACCCGTGGCCGGTGAACCCCGCCGGCTTCACCGTGCACTCGGCGATCCACGAGAACATTCCCGACGCGCACTGCGTGATGCACACGCACACCACCAACGGGCTGGCGGTCGCGTGCACGCAGGGCGGGCTGGCGCAGAACAACTTCTACTCGGCGCAGCTGCACGGGTTGGTGGCGTACCACGACTTCGAGGGCATCACGATCCACGACGATGAAACGCCGCGCCTGTTGAAGAACATCGGCGACAAGCCCGCGGTGATCCTGCGCAACCACGGCCTGCTGTCCTGGGGCCGCACGGTGCCGCTCGCGTTCGTGCGGCTGTGGACCCTGCAGCGTGCCTGCGACGTGCAGGTGGCCCAGGCGGCGCTCGGTCCCGCCATTCCCGTGCCGCTGCACGTGGCGGAGAAGACGGTGCAGGACTCGTTCCAGTGGGACCAGAAGTTCGGCGCCGGGCAGGACGTGTTCGATGCCATGACGCGCCTGATGGAAGCCAAGAGCGGGACGAACTACAAGCAATGA
- a CDS encoding DUF1223 domain-containing protein: protein MRQLILPLALSAAVAPALAATCEATSRPQLVPVIELYTSEGCSSCPPADRWLSGLKRAAAEGRVVAQAFHIGYWDQLGWADRFALAAGTERQKQLASVNHLGTIYTPQLVRNGQDWRDYDAALLTRGEPAKARIHLAQSVVGEVQAEIEPGDDRQRWSAYWTVTEHGHASKVKAGENAGEVLQHDFVVRQYVTTAAFTGAQKLTLRTVPKQGDAPRAVNLVVVDPATQKPLQAVSLQCAG, encoded by the coding sequence ATGCGCCAACTCATCCTCCCGCTGGCCCTGTCTGCCGCTGTCGCGCCCGCGCTGGCAGCGACTTGCGAGGCCACGTCGCGGCCCCAGCTGGTGCCCGTGATCGAGCTGTACACGTCCGAAGGCTGCAGTTCGTGCCCGCCGGCCGATCGCTGGCTCAGTGGCCTGAAGCGCGCGGCGGCCGAGGGCCGCGTGGTCGCGCAGGCGTTCCACATCGGCTACTGGGACCAGCTGGGGTGGGCCGACCGGTTCGCGCTGGCGGCGGGGACCGAGCGGCAGAAGCAGCTCGCTTCGGTAAACCACCTCGGGACGATCTACACGCCGCAGCTGGTGCGCAACGGCCAGGACTGGCGCGACTACGACGCCGCGCTGCTCACCCGCGGCGAACCGGCGAAGGCGCGCATCCACCTCGCGCAGTCGGTCGTGGGTGAAGTGCAGGCGGAAATCGAGCCCGGGGATGATCGACAGCGCTGGAGCGCGTACTGGACCGTCACCGAGCATGGCCACGCCAGCAAGGTGAAGGCGGGCGAGAACGCCGGCGAGGTCCTGCAGCACGACTTCGTCGTGCGGCAGTACGTGACGACGGCGGCGTTCACCGGCGCGCAGAAGCTGACGCTGCGCACGGTGCCGAAGCAAGGCGATGCGCCACGCGCCGTGAACCTGGTGGTGGTCGACCCGGCGACGCAGAAGCCGTTGCAGGCGGTGAGTTTGCAGTGCGCAGGGTAG
- a CDS encoding 2-dehydropantoate 2-reductase, whose translation MKVCIYGAGAIGGWVGTHLARAGHEVSVVARNATLDALQLHGLRLDEGGTTHSAPVRSSSDPRELGVQDLVIVAVKAPAMADVAKGIGPLIGPETMVMTAMNGVPWWFFEGFGGELAGTKLQAVDPGGSIARAIPGRHIIGCVVHASCSLHSPGYVKHHFGNKLIVGEPSGEKTARVRRLVEALQQAGHEVQLSDQIQKDAWYKLWGNMTMNPISAFTGATTDRMLDDELVRAFVSRVMLEAKEIGARIGIPIEQTPEDRHAVTRKLGAMKTSMLQDVEAGKSVELDALVTVVRELGQLTKVPTPFTDTLLGLARLHARVHGLY comes from the coding sequence ATGAAAGTCTGCATCTACGGCGCCGGCGCGATCGGCGGCTGGGTCGGCACGCATCTCGCGCGCGCGGGCCATGAAGTGAGCGTGGTGGCGCGCAATGCGACGCTGGACGCGCTGCAGCTGCACGGGCTGCGGCTGGACGAAGGCGGCACCACGCATTCGGCGCCCGTGCGCTCCAGCAGCGATCCGCGCGAGCTCGGCGTGCAGGACCTGGTGATCGTCGCGGTCAAGGCGCCGGCGATGGCGGACGTGGCCAAGGGCATCGGTCCGCTGATCGGCCCGGAGACCATGGTGATGACCGCCATGAACGGCGTGCCGTGGTGGTTCTTCGAGGGCTTCGGTGGCGAGCTGGCCGGCACGAAGCTGCAGGCGGTCGATCCGGGCGGCAGCATCGCGCGCGCGATTCCCGGCCGGCACATCATCGGCTGCGTCGTGCATGCGAGCTGCTCGCTGCACTCGCCCGGCTACGTCAAGCACCACTTCGGCAACAAGCTGATCGTCGGCGAGCCCTCGGGCGAGAAGACGGCGCGCGTGCGCCGGCTCGTCGAGGCGTTGCAGCAGGCCGGCCACGAGGTGCAGCTGTCCGACCAGATCCAGAAGGACGCCTGGTACAAGCTGTGGGGCAACATGACGATGAACCCGATCAGCGCGTTCACCGGCGCGACGACGGATCGCATGCTGGACGACGAGCTGGTGCGCGCGTTCGTCTCGCGCGTGATGCTCGAGGCCAAGGAGATCGGCGCGCGCATCGGCATCCCGATCGAGCAGACGCCGGAAGACCGCCACGCCGTCACGCGCAAGCTCGGCGCCATGAAGACGTCGATGCTGCAGGACGTGGAAGCGGGCAAGTCCGTGGAGCTGGATGCGCTCGTCACCGTCGTGCGCGAACTGGGGCAACTCACCAAGGTGCCGACGCCCTTCACCGACACGCTGCTCGGCCTGGCGCGGCTGCACGCGCGCGTGCACGGCCTGTACTGA
- a CDS encoding HpcH/HpaI aldolase family protein — MQTPINPFKQAMREKRVQYGLWSSMLAPIPTEIAAAAGFDWLLLDGEHSPNSPLNLLQQAQVVAGYPGTHAIARIPMGHGWMGQAFIKQVLDVGIQTLLVPMVETAEQARELVRCMRYAPAGIRGMAGVRASGWGRNVNYGKEANDQVCLLVQAETRAAIENLDAIAAVDGVDGVFIGPADLSAAYDHVGDPWHPEMLKIHEDAFRRIQKAGKAVGILTLEEDRAKQHVQMGATFIAVGTDTNLLVKGTNALVKAFKGTAQATSKGNY; from the coding sequence ATGCAGACCCCCATCAACCCGTTCAAGCAGGCCATGCGCGAGAAGCGCGTGCAGTACGGCCTGTGGTCCAGCATGCTGGCGCCGATCCCGACCGAGATCGCCGCGGCGGCCGGCTTCGACTGGCTGCTGCTCGACGGCGAGCATTCGCCCAACTCGCCGCTCAACCTGCTGCAGCAGGCGCAGGTCGTCGCCGGCTATCCGGGCACGCACGCCATCGCGCGCATCCCGATGGGCCATGGCTGGATGGGGCAGGCCTTCATCAAGCAGGTGCTGGACGTGGGTATCCAGACGCTGCTGGTGCCGATGGTCGAGACCGCCGAGCAGGCGCGCGAACTGGTGCGCTGCATGCGTTACGCGCCGGCGGGCATCCGCGGCATGGCGGGTGTGCGGGCGTCGGGCTGGGGCCGCAACGTGAACTACGGCAAGGAAGCCAACGACCAGGTCTGCCTGCTGGTGCAGGCCGAGACGCGCGCGGCGATCGAGAACCTGGACGCCATCGCGGCGGTGGACGGCGTCGACGGCGTGTTCATCGGCCCGGCCGACCTGTCGGCGGCGTACGACCACGTGGGCGATCCGTGGCACCCGGAGATGCTGAAGATCCACGAGGACGCGTTCCGCCGCATCCAGAAGGCCGGCAAGGCGGTGGGCATCCTGACGCTGGAAGAAGACCGCGCCAAGCAGCACGTGCAGATGGGCGCGACCTTCATCGCGGTGGGCACCGACACCAACCTGCTGGTCAAGGGCACCAACGCGCTGGTGAAGGCCTTCAAGGGCACCGCGCAGGCGACGTCCAAGGGCAACTACTGA
- the hpaR gene encoding homoprotocatechuate degradation operon regulator HpaR, translated as MAATTAFRHRNLPRLLLQAREAVMAHNRPRLREHGLSDQQWRVLRVLGEHGTVETGRVAREAYILGPSLTGVLARMERDGLVRRERDPADQRRTVVEATAKGRKLVEKLSNTVEAHYQFMEQAMGKQKLAQLYALLDELIDLEQPQVQHRRELRVAKVAS; from the coding sequence ATGGCCGCGACCACCGCCTTCCGCCACCGCAACCTGCCGCGCCTGCTGCTGCAGGCGCGCGAGGCCGTGATGGCGCACAACCGCCCGCGGCTGCGCGAGCACGGCCTGTCCGACCAGCAGTGGCGCGTGCTGCGCGTGCTGGGCGAGCACGGCACGGTGGAGACCGGCCGCGTCGCGCGCGAGGCCTACATCCTCGGCCCCAGCCTCACCGGCGTGCTGGCGCGCATGGAGCGCGACGGCCTGGTGCGGCGCGAGCGCGACCCCGCGGACCAGCGCCGCACCGTGGTCGAGGCGACCGCGAAAGGCCGCAAGCTCGTGGAGAAGCTGTCCAACACGGTCGAGGCGCACTACCAGTTCATGGAGCAGGCCATGGGCAAGCAGAAACTGGCGCAGCTGTACGCACTGCTCGACGAATTGATCGACCTGGAACAGCCGCAAGTGCAGCACCGGCGCGAGCTGCGCGTGGCGAAGGTGGCGTCATGA
- the hpaH gene encoding 2-oxo-hept-4-ene-1,7-dioate hydratase encodes MFDDALVQRLARELDASEKSRVQVEHFSRRHPGMTIEDGYAVSRAWVAMKIAEGRQVRGHKIGLTSRAMQQSSQIDEPDYGTLLDDMFFEPGDIPTDRFIAPRVEVELAFILKRPLQGEVSVDEVLDATDYVQPAIEIIDARIEQFDRHTKAMRKVFDTISDNAANAGIILGGERAKPRDVDLPWVGAVLRQNGVVEETGLAAGVQGHPAVGVAWLSRKLAPWGESLRAGEVVLAGSFTRPVGARRGDEFDADYGPLGRFQFRFT; translated from the coding sequence ATGTTCGACGACGCCCTCGTCCAGCGCCTCGCGCGCGAACTCGACGCCAGCGAGAAGTCGCGCGTCCAGGTCGAGCATTTCTCCAGGCGGCATCCAGGCATGACCATCGAGGATGGCTACGCGGTCTCGCGGGCGTGGGTGGCGATGAAGATCGCGGAAGGCCGGCAGGTGCGCGGGCACAAGATCGGGCTGACCTCGCGCGCGATGCAGCAATCCAGCCAGATCGACGAACCCGACTACGGCACGCTGCTGGACGACATGTTCTTCGAACCCGGCGACATCCCAACCGACCGCTTCATCGCGCCGCGCGTCGAGGTCGAGCTGGCCTTCATCCTCAAGCGCCCGCTGCAAGGCGAAGTGAGCGTCGATGAAGTGCTGGACGCCACCGACTACGTGCAGCCGGCCATCGAGATCATCGATGCGCGCATCGAACAGTTCGACCGCCACACCAAGGCGATGCGCAAGGTGTTCGACACCATCAGCGACAACGCGGCCAACGCCGGGATCATCCTGGGCGGCGAACGCGCCAAGCCGCGCGACGTCGACCTGCCTTGGGTCGGTGCCGTGCTGCGCCAGAACGGCGTGGTCGAAGAGACGGGTCTCGCCGCCGGAGTGCAGGGCCATCCCGCCGTCGGCGTCGCCTGGCTGAGCCGCAAGCTCGCGCCTTGGGGAGAATCGCTGCGGGCCGGCGAAGTCGTCCTCGCCGGTTCGTTCACGCGGCCCGTCGGCGCCAGGCGCGGCGACGAGTTCGATGCCGATTACGGCCCGCTGGGCCGTTTCCAGTTCCGCTTCACCTGA